A section of the Schistosoma haematobium chromosome ZW, whole genome shotgun sequence genome encodes:
- a CDS encoding hypothetical protein (EggNog:ENOG410VIII): MYCANISYNSDKLRLLIALSKFIKGTNCFKFLKRRLPTQIIKRLDELVNLKCKIISERVKLDFYKSCLSNHIFPIQLYKNLRSSKLQPNIPNLIRLTKSYIDKCHDKLINLIELHTQALPVLTELSIVCHIKFINFCSTVILKTKEGIRKKLEKSCCNNNNLTSFPINPDKYVTNLSSIVLSVHEKEALSLGLKFSVPITQISELTVNAQFENLYDQLCTLTPSSLENQSWFKAKLVDIAHHFHSSGPKQRSILTSQHFKSLKELRNNADIIILKPDKGSGVVIMNKSDYKNKMESILSDKSKFLADVDFDGLRKLEKKVNSNLVKLLNMNAINKDEFNLLKPMGSAYPNLYGLPKIHKPNNPLRPILSMCRSPTHNLAKWLTKLLNPIRNQYCKYSLTDSFELINYLKDINIKTKTMCSFDVNTLFTNVPLRKTVDILCDFISSENLPLPFPVKTLKDLLLLCTDNVKFTFEGEHFRQIDGVAMGSPLGPLLADVFMGYVENLVGDSIRKMGLYKRYVDDIIIIGDKIEDISHLLEEFNSSQNHISLTCEEEKNNQLPFLDILITRRDDGSIKRAIYRKPTWTGQYLNFHSHCPIHYKRGLIKSLFNRINRICTSDTIEVEMKLLTDALFNNGYPLKFINRWKGCNMTRSMTLLAPKKRVYITLPFRGDTNSLMLKQRLKLAINRTFYAAQLVIIEKTRSMFHQKPKQHENDCHIPLCL; this comes from the coding sequence atgtattgcgcaaatatatcatataattctgataaactacgtcttctcattgcattatcgaaatttatcaaagggactaattgttttaaatttctgaaAAGAAGACTCCCTACGCAAATTATTAAAAGGTTAGATGAACTTGTTAACCTCAAGTGCAAAATTATATCAGAACGAGTGAAACTGGATTTTTATAAATCTTGCTTATCTAATCACATTTTCCCGATTCAGTTATATAAGAATCTTCGTTCAAGTAAATTACAACCAAATATTCCAAATCTTATTAGACTGACGAAATCGTATATAGACAAATGCCATGATAAGTTGATCAATTTAATTGAACTTCATACTCAAGCATTACCTGTATTAACAGAATTGTCTATAGTTTGCCATATCAAATTCATCAATTTTTGTAGTACTgtcattttgaaaacaaaagaaGGGATAAGGAAAAAGCTAGAAAAATCTTgctgcaataataataatctcactTCCTTCCCAATCAATCCTGATAAATATGTCACTAATTTGTCCTCCATTGTATTGTCTGTTCATGAAAAGGAGGCATTGTCCTTGGGTTTAAAATTTTCTGTTCCTATAACACAAATCTCTGAATTGACAGTCAATGCCCAATTTGAAAACCTCTATGATCAATTGTGTACTTTAACCCCTTCGTCCTTAGAGAATCAAAGTTGGTTTAAAGCCAAACTAGTGGATATAGCGCATCATTTTCATTCTTCtggaccaaagcagagaagcatattaacttcTCAGCATTTCAAATCATTAAAAGAATTGCGAAATAATGCCGATATTATTATACTTAAACCCGATAAAGGATctggtgttgttattatgaataagtcagattacaaaaataaaatggaatcCATTCTCAGTGATAAAAGCAAATTTTTGGCTGATGTTGACTTTGATGGATTACGtaaattagaaaagaaagtGAACTCGAATCTTGTGAAATTGTTAAACATGAATGCTATTAACAAAGAtgagtttaatttattaaaacctATGGGTTCGGCATATCCTAATTTATATGGATTACCGAAAATTCATAAGCCTAATAACCCCCTACGTCCAATTCTATCTATGTGTCGGTCACCTACACACAACCTGGCAAAATGgcttacaaaattattaaacccTATCAGAAATCAATATTGTAAGTATTCTTTGACTGACTCATtcgaattaattaattacttaaagGATATAAATATAAAGACAAAGACAATGTGCTCCTTTGATGTAaacactttatttacaaatgtacctCTTAGGAAAACCGTTGATATTTTGTGTGACTTTATTTCTTCGGAAAACCTTCCACTGCCTTTTCCTGTTAAAACtcttaaagatttattattattatgtacagATAATGTAAAATTCACATTTGAAGGTGAACACTTCAGACAAATAGATGGTGTAGCTATGGGCAGCCCTCTAGGACCATTGCTAGCTGATGTGTTCATGGGATATGTGGAAAATTTAGTTGGAGACTCAATTCGAAAGATGGGTCTGTATAAACGATATGTAGACGACATAATAATCATAGGTGATAAAATTGAAGACATAAGCCACTTGTTAGAAGAATTCAATAGTAGTCAAAACCACATTTCTCTTACATGtgaagaagagaagaacaacCAACTTCCTTTTCTTGACATCCTGATTACTAGGAGAGATGATGGTTCCATTAAACGTGCTATATATAGAAAACCAACATGGACAGGACAATATCTTAATTTTCATAGTCACTGCCCTATTCATTATAAACGTGGTTTAATAAAgagcttattcaatagaatcaatcgtatttgtactagtgatactattgaagtagagATGAAGCTCTTGACTGATGCGTTATTCAATAATGGTTACCCTCtgaagttcataaaccgctGGAAGGGTTGCAATATGACTAGATCTATGACGCTTCTGGCACCCAAAAAGCGAGTTTATATTACgctaccattcagaggtgacacaaatagtctcatgttgaaacagagacttaaattagctatcaaccggacattttatgcagcccaacttgtcattatcgaaaagacaaggtctatgtttcaccaaaagcccaaacagcatGAAAATGattgtcacatcccattgtgtctataa